The Granulicella sp. 5B5 nucleotide sequence GTCTCCTTCGTCGCAGCGATCTTCACCGGCTCCGGCTTCTGCTGGTAGAGCTCCAGGTACGCCCGTCCCAGGGCCATGTCGTCGGCGTGGGGAAAGCGGTCTTCGAGCAGCTTCCAGTCGAAGCCCTCGGCCATCTTCACCACAGCTTCCTCGGAGGCCGGGTCTTTAGCTGCGTGCGACTCCATCAGAAGCCCCTCATACAGTGGCGCGTAGGTCCACTGCTGGTTGAACTTTTTTTGTGCATATGAAATCTGCCACTTGGCCACTTTTTTCATCGCCGCGTCGACATCCTTGCGGTCGAGCTTGCTCGAAACGTCCGTTGCCAGCGGCCCCGGATCGGCCGGCGAATCGCCCGCCGCTTCTTTCTCCGTCACCGATTTCGACTTCGTCACGCCTGCCTGCGCCCACGCGCCCGTGCTGACCACTGCAGCCATCAGGCCCACCGCACTCCAACGAACCCATTGCCTCACGTCAACCCTCCAGTTAGAACATCTTCCGTGCAAAACTCTTTGACAATACACTGCGCAAGCGACTATACCAGTTTTACTCTGTTAGTAGCATCCTCAAACAATATGGCCTGCGTCCTCGGCCACTGCAAGCAAAGGCGACCGCTCTTCTCATGACCGCACTCTCCCGCCGCCAGTTTCTCTCCCGCTCCGCAGGCGCCGCCCTAGCCGTCGCGTTGCCCGTCGCACCCGCGTGGTCGCGTTCACTCGCAGGCCTCTCCGCCGACCAGTCCGCCGACGCCACCATGCAACGTCTCACCGGCCACTGGGAGTACTTCCAGGGCCCGCTCGACGACACATGGGAGGTCTGGAACAAGGGCGAGATCGCCGTCTGGCAGCCCATCAGCCTGCCGCACTGCTTCAACCACTACGACGCCTGCGACCCCGACACGCCCGCCTACCGCGGAGAAGGTTGGTATCGCACGCACCTCACGCTGGCGAACCCCCACACCAACGGCCGCACGCTGCTGCACTTCGGTGGGGCAGGGCAGACCACCGATGTTTACCTCGGCGACCAGCATCTGGCGCAGCACGTCGGCGGCTACGACGAGTTCGTCGTCGACATCACCGAAGCCGCGGCGAAGTCCGCCTCCACACCCGCAGCCAAGGGCGAACCCGCCGGCCTCCGCCTCGCCGTCCGCTGCAACAACAGCCACGACGTCGAGCGGATGCCCTCGGACCTTTCGGACTTCACGCTCTACGGCGGCCTCTACCGCCACGCCACTCTGGTCTACCTGCCGGCGCTCTCCGTCGAAGCCATCCACGCGCACGTCGAGTTAGCCGACGCACACGCGCCTGCAAAGATCACTCTCACCGGCCGCCTCTACAACCCCGCCAGCCTCGCCACCGACGACGCCAAACTAACGCTCGACCTCCTCGACCCAGGTGGCAAGGTCATTGCCAGCAAACAGATCGCATGGCACGAAGCGCAGGCCTCCAGCACTGCCTTCACCGGCGAGCGCGACCTCGCCACCTTCGCGCTCTCGAAGCCCGAGCTCTGGTCGCCCGCCTCGCCGCAGCTCTACCAATGCCGCATCACGCTCACTTCCGCCTCGGGCACGCACAGTCTCACGGAGCGCTTCGGCGTCCGCCACATCGACTTCATCGTAGACGGCCCGTTCCACCTCAACGGCGAGCGCCTTCTGCTCCGCGGCACGCACCGTCATGAAGACCACGCAGGCTACGCCGCCGCCATCCCCGATGACATCACGCGGCAGGAGTTCCAGCTCATCAAAGAGGTCGGTGCGAACTTCATCCGTCTCGCTCACTACCAGCAATCGCGGCTCGTACTCGACCTCTGCGACGAGCTCGGCATCCTCGTATGGGAAGAAATTCCCTGGTGCCGCTCCGGCATCGCCGGCCCGCGCTGGCGGCAGATGGGCCGCGACAAGCTCCACAACATGATCGACCAGCACTTCAACCATCCGGCGGTCATCTTCTGGGGCCTCGGCAACGAGGACGACTGGCCCACCGAGTATCCCGATCTCGCGCAGACCGACAAGGACAATATCCGCACCTACATGTCCGAGCTCAACACACTCGCGCATCAGCTCGACAGCTCGCGCTACACCAGCTATCGCCGCTGCGACTTCGCGCGCGACATCCCCGACGTCTACTCGCCCTCCATCTGGGCCGGCTGGTACAGCGGTCGTTTCACCGAGTACCAGCAGTCGCTCGAAACCCAGCGCAAGCGCGTCAAACGCCTCATCCACATCGAGTGGGGCGCAGACAGCCACGCTCACCGCCACTCTGAAGACCCCGACCGCATCGTCGACCAGATCGCCACCGGCCACGGCACCGACGAGCGCGGCCTCGCCTACAAGAGCACCGGCGGCGATGCGCGCGTCTCCCGCGACGGTGACTGGTCCGAGACCTACGCCTGCAACCTCTTCGACTGGACGCTCAAGGTGCAAGAGTCGACGCCCTGGCTCTCCGGCGCCGCGCAGTGGATCTTCAAAGACTTCACCACGCCGCTGCGCGTTGAAAACCCCGTCCCGCGCGTGAACCAGAAGGGCATGATCGAACGCGACATGACCCCCAAGGAGGGCTACTACGTCTTCCAGTCCTACTGGGCCCAGAAGCCGATGGTGCGCCTCTACGGCCACACCTGGCCTGTGCGCTGGGGCGCGGCGGATGAGAAGAAGCTCGTCAAGGTCTACTCCAACTGCCCGCAGGCTGAGGTCTTTCTCAACGGAGTCTCGCTCGGCACAAAACACCGCGACAGCCAGGACTACCCCTGCGCCGGCCTGCGCTGGCAGACAACCTTCAAGCCCGGCCGCAACCATCTCAAGGTCATTGCAAAGCCCGCCAGCGATGCGCCGATCACGGACGAGATCGAGTTCACCTACCAGACCGAGACATGGTCCGCGCCCGCACACTTCAAACTCGTCGAGAAGTCCAGCGACGCCTCCACCCTCACCGTGCTCGCCACGCTGCACGACGCTAACGGCGTCCTCTGCCTCGATGCAAAGAACGAGGTCCGCTTCACTCTTTCCGGTGATGGCACGCTCATCGACAACCGCGGCACCTCCACCGGCTCACGCGTCGTGCAGCTCTACAACGGTCGAGCGGAGATCACGCTCCAGCGGGGCGCAGGCGAAAGCGGCATAGCCATCTCATCGCAGGGACTGCCCACGGCCCTGTTGACGCTATCGGCAACCTGAGAACGATACCTCGAAATCCTCGGTTGATATTGTTCAATAGATAGACAAAATCAACCAAAATGATGTAACCATTATCTACCCGGAAGGACGGTCAACTGCTTACATCGAAAGGCTGTTGACTGTATGGCAATCACATTCACCCCATGACCCCAACAGACGCAGGTCCACACACGCTACGTTTCAACGGCAACCTTCTTCGTCACGCAACGCAACTTGCAACCCCGGGTCCCTTGCGGAGGTCTGCCGATGCAGCGATTTAGTTTCAACCGCACGCAAACGGCCTCCAACAAGACGCCGCGCAGGATCAACCGCAACCTGATCTTCAACCTCATCCGCACCAAGCAGCCCATCTCGCGTGCGGACCTCGCGCGTGTCTCGGGCCTGCAGCGCAGCACCATCTCGCTCATCGTCGAAGACCTCATCGCCGAAGGCTGGATCGTCGAAGGCGCAGTCGGCCATCTGCCTCGCGGCCGCCGGCCCACGTTTCTTGAGATCAACTCCCGCCGCGCTATCATCGCACTCGACATTCATCCTTCGCAGACGACCATCGCCGTCACCGACCTTGCCGGCCGCATCATCACGCAGCAGATCGTGCTCGTGCCCGATGGCGCCACCAAGGCGCTCAACGCCATCGTCAACGCCATCCGCAAGCTGCTCGCCGCGCATGAGGACCTCTCCTTCGACGGCATCGGCATCAGCCTCCCCGGCCGTGCTGACCTCAACCTGCAGAAGCTCATCTTCGCGCCCAACCTCAACTGGCCTGTGCTCAGCCTCAAGTCCAAGATGGAGCGCGCCACCGGCCTCCGCGTCAAGATGGACAACGTCGCCAACGCCTGCGCGCTCTCCGAGGTCTGGTTCGGTTCGTCGGACGGCCTGCACGACCTCGTCGTCGTCAACGTCTCGGAGGGCATCGGCACCGGCATCTTCGCCAACGGCCAGCTGCTGCGTGGCGAAAGCGGCCTCGCTGGCGAGTTCGGCCACGTGCAGCTCGATGCCGACGGCCCCCAGTGCGCCTGCGGCAACCGCGGCTGCTGGGAGGTCCTGGCCTCCAACCGCGCTGCCGTCGCCGCCTACGCGCAGCTCACCGGCACGCAGCCCATCACCTTTGATGCGCTGCTCAAACTTTCGCAGAAGGGCGACAAGCATGCCATCACCGCGCTCACCCGCATGGCGGAGAACCTTGGCCGGGGCATCCGCACCATCTGCGTCGCACTCGCGCCCAAAGAGATCGTCGTCGTCGGCGACATCACCACGGTCTGGCACAGCTTCGGCAGTATTATCGAGGCGCAGATGAAGAAGAACGCCTTCACCAAGCCACCTATCCTGCGCCCTGCTTATGACGGCGCGACAGCCCGTCTCCGTAGCGCGGTCGCCCTGGTGCTCGGCGACGACTCTATCTCCTCAGACCAGTAAAGGCGCGCCTCATACAATAAAGGTGCAACACAAAACCCGGCCGAGGCCGGGTTTTGTTGTTTGTTGACCAGGAGCGAAAGGCTGCTACCACCCGCCTCCCAGCGCGTTGTACAGTTGCACCAGCGCTTGCGCTTCCTGCTGCTGCGCGGTCGCCAGCGAAAGCTGGGCGTTGTACAGAGTGGTGTCGTTGGTCAGCACCTCGAGATAGCTGGTGGCGCCAGCCTGGTACCGCATTCGCGCCAGCCGCACCGCATCGGCAGAGGAGGCAACCAGCTTCTCCTGCTGGTCACGGTACTCGCGCGACTTGGAGTAAGCGACCAGGGCATTCGAGACATCGCGAAACGCTCCCGCGATCGTCTGCTGGTAGGTATCGAGAAGCTCCTTGTCCTTGGCCTGCGCCTCGCGGTAGTTGTTACGGATTCTGCCGGCATCGAAGATTGGTTCCGTGGCCGAGCCAGCCACGTAGTACAGGATATTGCTGCCATCGAAGATCTTCTTGAACTGCGAGCTCGATGTGCCGCCGTCGCCAGTGATGGAAAGGGAAGGGTAGAACTGCGCTCGAGCCACGCCAATGTTGGCATTGGCCTGGATCAGCAGCTCTTCGGCGCGGCGAACATCCGGCCGCCGTTCGAGCAGGTCCGAGGGCAGGCCGACAGGAATCTCGACAGGATGTGCCGCCTTCGCAAGGATGTCAGGCGAAGCCGTGACATCGCGGAGGATCGGCCCTGGATTGCGGCCGAGCAGCAGGCCGAGATTGTTTTCAGTCTGCGCGATCTGCTGTTCGAGCGTAGGTATCTCTGCCTGCGCGGTGTAGTAGAGCTCCTCTGCCTGGCGAACATCGGCAAGCGTCCCGCCGCCACCCTGCTCCAGAGTGGTGGTCAGCGCGAGCGACTGCTTGCGAGCGGCGATGGTCTGGCGCGTCACCGCCAGCTGAGCGTCGAGCGAGCGCAACTGGTAGTAGTCGGTGGCGATCTCGTCGATCAGCGTGGAGTACGTGGTCTGCTGGGCCCACTGTGTGGCGCGATACTCGGCCCGCTGTGCTTCGGTCATGCGGCGATACTGGCCCCAGAAATCGAGGTTCCAGGCGGCAGAAGCGGTGAGACCACCGGAGTAGATATTCGAGCGGGCATTGTTGTTGGAGTTGCTGCTGCCGCCGTTGTTGTTATTGTTGTTGCCGAATCCGCTGAGCAGCCCGCCTGGCAAAGAGATCGCGTCATAGCTCGCTCCGCCGGAGAGTGTTGGGAACTCACCTGCGCGCGTAACGCCAACCGCGGCCTTCTCTTCGAGCACGCGGTCCGCGGCGATCTTCACGTCGTAGTTGTTCTTCAGCGCCTCGGTGATGAGGGCTTGCAACACGGGATCGGTGAAGATGGTGTTCCACTTCTCCGCGCCAAGTGGCGTCCCGTTGTTGGCGGCGGCCGAAACATCCGGCGCCAGCGCGCCACGATACTCTGCCGGCGTGTTGACGACTGGCTGTTTGTAGTTGGGTCCGACCTTGCAGCCCACAAGCGTGGTCGCCAGGGCTGCGCCGATGGTGAGGAGCGATAAGCGTCTCAAGAGTGACCTCCGTCCGTGGTGTCGTTCTTTTGGTGTGGCGTGCCATAGCGGTCGCCGCGTGGCGGGCCAGCGTCGTGGTCGGAGTCGAGGCTTGCGTTGTGTGCTTTGCTGAACTTCTGTGCTACACGCTCTGCGAGCGAGAAGGTCGTCGGCACCAGGAAGACGGCGAGCATTGTCGCGGCCAACATGCCTCCGATGACAACGGTTCCCAGGATCTGGCGCGAGACGCCGCCGGCGCCGGTAGCGAACCATAGCGGAACGCATCCCAGGATGAACGCAAAGGCGGTCATGATGATGGGACGGAAGCGGAGCCGGGCAGCACCCATCGCAGCCTGGAAGATGGTCTCACCCTTCTGGTACTCGTCCTTGGCGAATTCGACGATGAGGATGGCGTTCTTCGCGGAAAGGCCGATCAGCATGACGAGACCGATCTGCGCGTACACATCGTTCTCAAGATGCCGGCCGTAAAGAGCGAGATACGCTCCCAGGATGGCGACCGGTGTGCTGAGCAGCACACCGAAGGGCAGCGACCAGCTCTCATACTGCGCTGCCAGGATGAGGAAGCAAAGCACGATGGAGATGGCGTAAACGACCCATGCGGGCACGCTCTCCTGGGCCTTCTTTTCCTGGAAGCTCAGGCCGGTGTAGTCCATGCCCATGCCTTTAGGCATCGTCTCGGCGAACGTCTTTTCAAGGTAAGCCATCACCTGTCCAGAACTCACGCCCGGCGGCGCGACGATCGTGATGCTCGCAGCCTCATACTCGTTGTAGCGCGTGGTGAACTCCGGGCCTGTTGTACGCCGCACCGTGGTGAGCGCCGAGAGCGGCACGCGGTTGCCGTTGGCAGCCGTTACATAGAACTGGCCGATGTTGTTGATGTTTGTGCGCGAGTCGCCTTCAGCCTCCACGTAAGTCTGCCATTGGCGGCCGAAGCGGTTGAAGTAGTTCACAAGGCTCCCGCCCATGAACGCCTGCATGGTGGTGTAGACGTCAGACAGGCTCACCTGCTGCTGCGCTACTTTCTCGCGGTCCACGTCCACGTAGAGCTGTGGCACGGCAGGATAGTAGGTCGGGATTGCTGCTGCGATGATCTGGTGGTTCTTCGAGATAGCACCGAGATACTTGTAAACGTTCTGCGTCAGGAACTGTGGATCGTTGTTGCCGGAACGGTCTTCCAGCACCATCGAAACGCCGCCCGAAGTGCCAAGTCCGGCGATGGCCGGGGGTGCAAACGAGAACGCAATGCCCTGCTTGATGCCGCCGAGCGCCTTGGAAAGATTCGCCTCGATGACATCGAACTGCTCATCCTTGCTCTTGCGCTGGTCCCAGTCCTTGAGCGTCACAAAGTAGAAGGCGTTGTATGTGGACTGCGTCTGTGACAGGAGGCTGAAGCCCACGACGGAGATGACGCTCTGCACGCCCGGCACCTTGTGCAGCGCAGCTTCCACGTCGGCCGAGGCCGCGGTGGTGCGTTGCAGCGACGCTCCTTCAGGAAGCTGCAGGTTCACGAAGGCGTAGCCCTGGTCTTCCGTCGGCAGGAAGCCCCCTGGCAGCTGTTTGCCAACGAGCAGGACCAGCGCGCTCACACCGATAATGATGAACACGACGACAAACGACTTGCGCACCAGCCAGCCTGAACCGCTGACGTAGCCATTGGTCACGCGGCCAAAGAGATTGTTGAAGCCGCTGAAGAACTTCTGCAGCAGGCCCTTCTTCTCCGACCTCGGCTTCAGCAGCAGGGCGCACAGCGCTGGGCTGAGCGTAAGCGCGTTGAAGGCCGAGAAGATCACCGAGATCGCGATCGTAACGGCGAACTGTTGGTACAGGCGGCCCGTGATGCCCGGGATGAATGCCGTAGGAATGAACACCGCCGACAGGATGAGCGCGATGGCGATGACCGGGCTGGCCACCTGCTCCATGGCGGCGTAGCTGGCATCGACCGGGCTCATGCCCTCTTCGATATGGTGCTCCACGGCTTCGACCACGACGATCGCGTCGTCGACGACGAGGCCGATGGCGAGCACCAGGCCGAACAGGGACAGAGTGTTGATCGAGAAGCCCAGTATCGGGAAGACGATAAAGGTACCAATCAACGACACGGGCACGGCCAGCAACGGGATGAGCGTAGCGCGCCATCCCTGCAGGAAGATGAACACCACCAGGATCACGAGCGCGAGCGCGATGAAGAGCGTGACGATGATCTCGTGGATGCCTGCGTTCACAGCCTTGGTCGTATCCAGCGGCACGCTGGCGATGATGTCCGGCGGAAAGCTCTGTTGCAGCGTTGCAAGTTCAGCGCGCACGTTCTTCGCTGTCTGCACGGCGTTGGAACCGGGCAGTTGATACACAGCCAGCACCGCAGCAGGCTTGCCATTGAAGCGGCCATTCAGGTTGTAGGTCTGCGAGCCAAGCTCGATGCGGGCGACATCGCGCAGATGCAGCACGGAGCCATCGGGGTTCGAACGCAGGATGATGTCGCCGAACTGCTTCTCGGTGACCAGGCGTCCCTGCGTGAGGACGGTGTAGGTCATCTCCTGGCCGGAAGGCACGGGCTCCCCGCCGATCTGGCCGGACGGGTTCACGTTGTTCTGCGTGGCAAGCGCGGCAGTGATCTCAGGCACGGTAACGCCCAGCTTGGCGAGTTGGTCAGGCTTCACCCAGACGCGCAGTGCATAGGGGCCCGCGCCAAAGACCTGCACGCGCGACACGCCCTTGACGCGCGTGATGGCATCCACCAGGTTGATGTTCGCGTAGTTGGCAAGGAAGATGCCATCGTAGGTGGAGTTTGGCGACGACACGGACAGCAGCATCAACGGTGAGGTCAGCGCCTTGTTCACCGTCAGGCCGGCGACCTGCACGATCGACGGCAGCTGCGATTGCGCCTGCGAGACACGCAGTTGCGAAAGGATCTGGTCGGTGTCCGGATTGGTGGCAACGTCGAAGTCGACCGTCAGCTGCGTCAAGCCGTTACTGGCGTTGGTGGACTCCATGTAGTTCATGTTGTCCACACCGTTCATCTGCTGCTCAATCGGCGTGGCCACGGCCTGTTCCAGCGTCTTCGCGTCGGCGCCGGGATACGTGGCCTGGACAAGAATCTCAGGTGGAACGATGTTCGGAAACTGCGCGGTGGGCAGGCTGAGCATCGAAACGAAGCCGCCGATCACCATAAGGATCGCAATCACCATGGCCACGATGGGCCGGCGAATAAAAAACTTCGACATGGATTAGCTCCCCTGTGTCGTCTGCGCCTTGGGCGCGTTCAGCGAGGTGTCCGGCTGCGTCGAGACCTTCGCGCCGTCCCTCACCTTGTCGAGGCCCTCGGTCACAACGGTATCGCCGCTTTGCACGCCGCTCTTGATCACGATATTGCTGCCGATCTGCGAACCAAGCTGCACGGTGTGGACATGCACCACGTTGTCGCTGCCCACTACGTCCACCTGGTTCATGCCCTGCAACTCGCCGACCGCTCGCTGCGGCACCACGACTGCGTTATGCAGCACCTGCGTCTGTGCGCTGATGCGCCCGAACTGTCCCGGACGAAGTACGTTGCCCGGATTCGCAAACTCGGCCGCGATGCGCAGGCTGCCTGTCTGCGCGCTCACGCTGCGGTCCACAAAGATGATGCGTCCAGCCGACGAAAACACCTGCCCATTGGCCAGCGTCAGCTTCAGCGGAATCGCATTGCCTGCATTCAGCAGATCGCCATGCCCGCTCTCCTTGGACCGCTCCACCAGCGCAAGGTACTCCTGCTCGCTGATTGAGAAGTACACCTTGATCGGGTTCAACTGCGAAACCGCCGTCAGCACCGACGTGGGGCTCACCAGATTGCCCACCTGCACCGTCGCCTGCCCGGCAACGCCGTCAATCAGTGAGCGCACCTTCGTGAACCCGAGGTTCAGGTTCGCTGCATCCACCTGCGCCTGCGCCGTCGCAACGTTCGCCTTGTCAGCGGCCAGCGTCTGCGTCTCAGTATCGAGCTGGCTCTGCGCAATCGCGTGGGCTTCCGCCAGCGGCGTATCGCGCTTCACGTTGATCTCGGCCAGCTGCACCTGCGCCTGCGCCTGAGCAAGCTGCCCCTTGGCCTGGTCTAGAGTCGCCTGCAAAGGGCGAGGGTCGATCTCGAACAGCACCTGCCCCTTGTGGACCTCGCTGCCTTCCTTGTAGTCCTGGCGAATCAGGTAGCCCGATACCTGCGGCTGAATCT carries:
- a CDS encoding glycoside hydrolase family 2 TIM barrel-domain containing protein, whose translation is MTALSRRQFLSRSAGAALAVALPVAPAWSRSLAGLSADQSADATMQRLTGHWEYFQGPLDDTWEVWNKGEIAVWQPISLPHCFNHYDACDPDTPAYRGEGWYRTHLTLANPHTNGRTLLHFGGAGQTTDVYLGDQHLAQHVGGYDEFVVDITEAAAKSASTPAAKGEPAGLRLAVRCNNSHDVERMPSDLSDFTLYGGLYRHATLVYLPALSVEAIHAHVELADAHAPAKITLTGRLYNPASLATDDAKLTLDLLDPGGKVIASKQIAWHEAQASSTAFTGERDLATFALSKPELWSPASPQLYQCRITLTSASGTHSLTERFGVRHIDFIVDGPFHLNGERLLLRGTHRHEDHAGYAAAIPDDITRQEFQLIKEVGANFIRLAHYQQSRLVLDLCDELGILVWEEIPWCRSGIAGPRWRQMGRDKLHNMIDQHFNHPAVIFWGLGNEDDWPTEYPDLAQTDKDNIRTYMSELNTLAHQLDSSRYTSYRRCDFARDIPDVYSPSIWAGWYSGRFTEYQQSLETQRKRVKRLIHIEWGADSHAHRHSEDPDRIVDQIATGHGTDERGLAYKSTGGDARVSRDGDWSETYACNLFDWTLKVQESTPWLSGAAQWIFKDFTTPLRVENPVPRVNQKGMIERDMTPKEGYYVFQSYWAQKPMVRLYGHTWPVRWGAADEKKLVKVYSNCPQAEVFLNGVSLGTKHRDSQDYPCAGLRWQTTFKPGRNHLKVIAKPASDAPITDEIEFTYQTETWSAPAHFKLVEKSSDASTLTVLATLHDANGVLCLDAKNEVRFTLSGDGTLIDNRGTSTGSRVVQLYNGRAEITLQRGAGESGIAISSQGLPTALLTLSAT
- a CDS encoding ROK family transcriptional regulator, producing the protein MQRFSFNRTQTASNKTPRRINRNLIFNLIRTKQPISRADLARVSGLQRSTISLIVEDLIAEGWIVEGAVGHLPRGRRPTFLEINSRRAIIALDIHPSQTTIAVTDLAGRIITQQIVLVPDGATKALNAIVNAIRKLLAAHEDLSFDGIGISLPGRADLNLQKLIFAPNLNWPVLSLKSKMERATGLRVKMDNVANACALSEVWFGSSDGLHDLVVVNVSEGIGTGIFANGQLLRGESGLAGEFGHVQLDADGPQCACGNRGCWEVLASNRAAVAAYAQLTGTQPITFDALLKLSQKGDKHAITALTRMAENLGRGIRTICVALAPKEIVVVGDITTVWHSFGSIIEAQMKKNAFTKPPILRPAYDGATARLRSAVALVLGDDSISSDQ
- a CDS encoding efflux transporter outer membrane subunit; amino-acid sequence: MRRLSLLTIGAALATTLVGCKVGPNYKQPVVNTPAEYRGALAPDVSAAANNGTPLGAEKWNTIFTDPVLQALITEALKNNYDVKIAADRVLEEKAAVGVTRAGEFPTLSGGASYDAISLPGGLLSGFGNNNNNNGGSSNSNNNARSNIYSGGLTASAAWNLDFWGQYRRMTEAQRAEYRATQWAQQTTYSTLIDEIATDYYQLRSLDAQLAVTRQTIAARKQSLALTTTLEQGGGGTLADVRQAEELYYTAQAEIPTLEQQIAQTENNLGLLLGRNPGPILRDVTASPDILAKAAHPVEIPVGLPSDLLERRPDVRRAEELLIQANANIGVARAQFYPSLSITGDGGTSSSQFKKIFDGSNILYYVAGSATEPIFDAGRIRNNYREAQAKDKELLDTYQQTIAGAFRDVSNALVAYSKSREYRDQQEKLVASSADAVRLARMRYQAGATSYLEVLTNDTTLYNAQLSLATAQQQEAQALVQLYNALGGGW
- a CDS encoding multidrug efflux RND transporter permease subunit → MSKFFIRRPIVAMVIAILMVIGGFVSMLSLPTAQFPNIVPPEILVQATYPGADAKTLEQAVATPIEQQMNGVDNMNYMESTNASNGLTQLTVDFDVATNPDTDQILSQLRVSQAQSQLPSIVQVAGLTVNKALTSPLMLLSVSSPNSTYDGIFLANYANINLVDAITRVKGVSRVQVFGAGPYALRVWVKPDQLAKLGVTVPEITAALATQNNVNPSGQIGGEPVPSGQEMTYTVLTQGRLVTEKQFGDIILRSNPDGSVLHLRDVARIELGSQTYNLNGRFNGKPAAVLAVYQLPGSNAVQTAKNVRAELATLQQSFPPDIIASVPLDTTKAVNAGIHEIIVTLFIALALVILVVFIFLQGWRATLIPLLAVPVSLIGTFIVFPILGFSINTLSLFGLVLAIGLVVDDAIVVVEAVEHHIEEGMSPVDASYAAMEQVASPVIAIALILSAVFIPTAFIPGITGRLYQQFAVTIAISVIFSAFNALTLSPALCALLLKPRSEKKGLLQKFFSGFNNLFGRVTNGYVSGSGWLVRKSFVVVFIIIGVSALVLLVGKQLPGGFLPTEDQGYAFVNLQLPEGASLQRTTAASADVEAALHKVPGVQSVISVVGFSLLSQTQSTYNAFYFVTLKDWDQRKSKDEQFDVIEANLSKALGGIKQGIAFSFAPPAIAGLGTSGGVSMVLEDRSGNNDPQFLTQNVYKYLGAISKNHQIIAAAIPTYYPAVPQLYVDVDREKVAQQQVSLSDVYTTMQAFMGGSLVNYFNRFGRQWQTYVEAEGDSRTNINNIGQFYVTAANGNRVPLSALTTVRRTTGPEFTTRYNEYEAASITIVAPPGVSSGQVMAYLEKTFAETMPKGMGMDYTGLSFQEKKAQESVPAWVVYAISIVLCFLILAAQYESWSLPFGVLLSTPVAILGAYLALYGRHLENDVYAQIGLVMLIGLSAKNAILIVEFAKDEYQKGETIFQAAMGAARLRFRPIIMTAFAFILGCVPLWFATGAGGVSRQILGTVVIGGMLAATMLAVFLVPTTFSLAERVAQKFSKAHNASLDSDHDAGPPRGDRYGTPHQKNDTTDGGHS
- a CDS encoding efflux RND transporter periplasmic adaptor subunit, with the translated sequence MFSRFYPLKAGVAVAGLATVSLLVSTGCKSSGPAQGMGAGGPLPVQVAQASEQDVPLTGEWVAQTDGFVNAQIQPQVSGYLIRQDYKEGSEVHKGQVLFEIDPRPLQATLDQAKGQLAQAQAQVQLAEINVKRDTPLAEAHAIAQSQLDTETQTLAADKANVATAQAQVDAANLNLGFTKVRSLIDGVAGQATVQVGNLVSPTSVLTAVSQLNPIKVYFSISEQEYLALVERSKESGHGDLLNAGNAIPLKLTLANGQVFSSAGRIIFVDRSVSAQTGSLRIAAEFANPGNVLRPGQFGRISAQTQVLHNAVVVPQRAVGELQGMNQVDVVGSDNVVHVHTVQLGSQIGSNIVIKSGVQSGDTVVTEGLDKVRDGAKVSTQPDTSLNAPKAQTTQGS